One genomic region from Candidatus Schekmanbacteria bacterium encodes:
- the cysC gene encoding adenylyl-sulfate kinase, with amino-acid sequence MKGFTLWFTGLSGSGKTTLAREVEAILLERGMKVEVLDADIVRTNLSKGLGFSKEDRDTNIRRIGFVCNLLSRNGVVAIAAAISPYKAVREENRRLIKNYVEVYCKCPLETLTERDVKGLYAKALKGEIKNFTGVDDPYEEPDNAEVVVDTSKESIEESVKKIIRTLELMKLIPETGESEYSEDEEDEVKQRLKDLGYI; translated from the coding sequence ATGAAAGGTTTTACACTTTGGTTTACAGGACTTTCCGGTTCGGGAAAGACAACTCTTGCAAGAGAAGTTGAGGCAATTCTTCTTGAAAGGGGTATGAAGGTTGAAGTCCTCGATGCCGACATAGTAAGAACAAATTTGAGCAAAGGGCTGGGATTTTCAAAAGAAGACAGAGATACGAATATTAGACGAATCGGTTTTGTATGCAACCTTCTTTCAAGAAATGGAGTTGTTGCCATTGCGGCGGCGATATCACCTTACAAAGCAGTAAGGGAGGAGAATCGCAGATTGATCAAAAATTATGTTGAAGTTTACTGCAAATGCCCTCTTGAAACTTTGACGGAAAGAGATGTAAAGGGACTTTATGCAAAAGCGCTTAAAGGTGAAATAAAAAATTTCACAGGTGTCGACGACCCCTATGAAGAACCTGATAATGCTGAAGTAGTTGTGGATACTTCCAAGGAATCTATAGAAGAAAGTGTAAAGAAGATTATAAGAACACTCGAATTGATGAAATTGATTCCGGAAACCGGAGAATCCGAATATTCTGAAGATGAGGAAGATGAGGTAAAGCAAAGATTAAAGGATCTTGGATATATTTAA
- a CDS encoding nucleotide pyrophosphatase, with the protein MNNLQITKSLRYKSSSVFFKKYIPFAILLIFFSYDADAYIGPGAGFAFISSFFVLFVTFLLAFLSILVWPIRYIIRTFIKKRSGEKTDVERVVVLGLDGLDPALVTKYMNEGKLPNFSKLKEEGSFSPLRTTYPAMSPVAWSSFITGVDPSRHNIFDFLKRDVRTYLPDISSVHIGNTKKTLNIGKYKIPIGKPEITLLRKSQPFWKILGDNHIFSAVLRVPITFPPEKFYGVSLSGMCVPDLKGTQGSFTYYTTDKNSVGKHTGGVRVLVERKNNIIESHIKGPENSLLKNGGEMTIPFKIEILNDSEAILKLPDEEIKLKKGEYTDWKVIVFKAGLGIKVQGICRFLLRSVSPEFELYITPINIDPDTPAMPISHPLYYSVYLSKMQGRYATLGLAEDTWALNERVIDEEAFLGQAYKYYEERREMFFNMLDKIKKGMVACVFDTSDRIQHMFFRYIDDRHPANKDKDTVKHKNSIEDMYKKMDELVGETMQKLGEKDVLMVISDHGFKSFRRCVNLNTWFHQNGYMHFKDGGTGGEWFQGVDWSKTRAYTFGLGGIYINLKGREGQGIVEPGEEYENLKKELCEKLNNFQDEEWGETAICRLYDNKELFSGPYAGNGPDLFVGFNVGYRTSWEAAVGKCTDKVIEDNTKSWSGDHCIDPRLAPGILFCSRKIDADSPSIMDIGPTVLKLYGLDIPKYMQGKPLINNV; encoded by the coding sequence ATGAATAATTTGCAGATAACTAAAAGTTTAAGATATAAGTCATCATCAGTTTTTTTTAAGAAATACATCCCCTTTGCGATTCTTTTAATCTTTTTTTCCTACGATGCTGATGCCTACATTGGTCCCGGCGCTGGATTTGCTTTTATTTCAAGTTTCTTTGTCCTATTTGTAACATTTCTTCTTGCCTTTCTTTCTATTCTTGTTTGGCCAATTCGGTATATCATTAGGACATTTATAAAAAAACGCAGTGGAGAAAAAACTGATGTCGAGAGGGTCGTTGTATTGGGACTCGACGGGCTTGACCCTGCTCTTGTTACAAAATATATGAACGAGGGGAAACTTCCTAATTTTTCAAAACTCAAAGAGGAAGGCTCTTTCAGCCCATTGAGGACAACATATCCTGCAATGTCCCCTGTTGCATGGTCGTCCTTTATAACAGGAGTTGACCCTTCAAGGCACAATATTTTCGATTTTTTGAAAAGAGATGTAAGAACATATCTTCCTGATATTTCATCGGTGCACATTGGAAATACGAAGAAGACTTTGAATATTGGGAAATATAAGATCCCAATTGGGAAACCAGAAATTACCCTTTTAAGAAAAAGCCAACCCTTTTGGAAGATTTTAGGAGACAATCATATTTTTAGCGCAGTACTTCGCGTTCCAATTACATTTCCTCCTGAAAAATTTTATGGCGTTTCACTTTCAGGAATGTGTGTTCCTGACCTCAAAGGCACGCAAGGGTCTTTTACTTATTATACAACGGATAAAAATTCTGTAGGCAAGCATACTGGCGGAGTAAGGGTCTTAGTGGAAAGAAAAAACAATATTATTGAAAGTCATATTAAAGGACCTGAAAATTCGCTTCTTAAAAATGGTGGTGAAATGACAATACCCTTTAAAATAGAGATATTGAACGATTCTGAAGCAATTTTGAAACTACCTGACGAAGAAATCAAACTTAAAAAAGGTGAATATACAGATTGGAAAGTGATTGTTTTCAAAGCAGGATTAGGTATTAAAGTGCAGGGAATTTGCCGCTTCCTGTTGAGGTCTGTTTCTCCAGAATTTGAATTGTATATAACACCGATTAATATTGACCCTGACACTCCTGCTATGCCTATTTCTCATCCCCTCTATTATTCTGTTTATCTTTCCAAAATGCAGGGACGCTATGCTACATTGGGACTTGCAGAAGACACTTGGGCTCTTAATGAGCGCGTTATTGATGAGGAGGCTTTTTTGGGACAGGCATATAAATATTATGAAGAAAGAAGAGAGATGTTTTTCAATATGCTTGATAAAATCAAAAAGGGAATGGTTGCATGCGTTTTTGATACATCAGACAGAATTCAGCATATGTTTTTCCGTTATATAGATGATAGGCATCCAGCTAATAAAGATAAAGATACAGTGAAGCATAAAAATTCCATTGAAGATATGTACAAAAAAATGGACGAACTTGTAGGTGAAACAATGCAGAAGCTTGGAGAGAAGGATGTCCTTATGGTCATATCTGACCATGGTTTCAAGTCTTTTAGGCGCTGTGTAAATCTCAATACATGGTTTCATCAAAATGGTTATATGCATTTTAAGGACGGAGGTACAGGAGGAGAGTGGTTTCAAGGTGTTGATTGGTCTAAAACACGAGCATATACCTTTGGACTTGGTGGCATCTATATCAATTTGAAAGGTAGAGAAGGTCAAGGAATTGTTGAACCGGGTGAAGAGTATGAGAATTTGAAAAAAGAGTTATGTGAAAAACTCAATAATTTTCAGGACGAGGAATGGGGAGAAACTGCAATATGCCGCCTCTATGACAATAAAGAGCTTTTCAGCGGACCTTATGCAGGTAATGGTCCCGACCTTTTTGTGGGATTCAATGTTGGTTATAGAACTTCATGGGAAGCGGCAGTGGGCAAATGTACAGACAAAGTAATAGAGGACAATACGAAAAGCTGGAGTGGAGACCATTGTATTGACCCACGATTGGCGCCGGGTATATTGTTTTGCAGTAGGAAGATTGATGCGGATTCGCCTTCGATTATGGATATTGGACCTACTGTATTAAAGCTCTATGGCTTGGATATTCCTAAATATATGCAGGGTAAACCGTTAATTAACAATGTATGA
- the sat gene encoding sulfate adenylyltransferase, with translation MIKPHGGKLINRIADDESRNKLKEKAQNLKKIALNERETSDLEMIATGALSPLEGFMTSKDYKSVLEERHLSTGPVWTIPVVLSEKEGDDVEIGSEIALCQNGNILAVMEVEDKFTFDKEKEAQAVLRTTDKAHPGVQYLDSISNTYIGGKITLIEKPHYDDFNEFRLDPADTRKLFEEKGWKTITAFQTRNPIHRAHEYLQKCALEIVDALLIHPLMGATKGDDIPGDVRWQCYTTLLENYYPKDRVAISIFPAAMRYAGPSEAIFHAIARKNYGCTHFIVGRDHAGVGNYYGTYDAQLIFNEFDPKEIEITPLFFEHAFYCKVCGNMASTKTCPHSKEHHVFLSGTKVREMLRAGQKPPAEFTRPEVAEVLIRSMKNS, from the coding sequence ATGATTAAACCTCATGGTGGAAAACTTATCAATAGAATAGCTGATGATGAAAGCAGAAATAAATTAAAAGAAAAAGCTCAAAATTTGAAAAAAATAGCTCTTAATGAGAGAGAGACAAGTGATTTAGAGATGATAGCAACAGGTGCGCTCAGTCCACTTGAAGGCTTTATGACATCTAAAGACTACAAATCAGTCCTTGAGGAGAGACATCTTTCGACAGGTCCTGTTTGGACGATACCCGTTGTCTTATCTGAAAAAGAAGGAGATGATGTTGAAATTGGCAGTGAGATAGCTCTTTGCCAAAATGGGAATATCCTTGCAGTAATGGAAGTTGAGGATAAATTTACTTTTGATAAAGAAAAGGAAGCACAGGCAGTTTTACGGACAACTGACAAGGCACATCCGGGTGTGCAATATCTTGATTCTATCAGCAATACCTATATTGGAGGAAAGATTACTCTCATTGAAAAGCCTCACTATGATGATTTTAATGAATTTCGTCTTGACCCGGCAGACACAAGAAAACTTTTTGAAGAGAAGGGATGGAAGACAATCACTGCCTTTCAGACTCGAAATCCAATTCACAGAGCCCATGAATATTTGCAAAAATGCGCCCTTGAAATTGTAGATGCCCTGCTTATCCATCCTTTGATGGGCGCAACAAAAGGTGATGATATTCCGGGTGATGTAAGGTGGCAATGTTATACGACACTTTTAGAAAATTATTATCCTAAAGATAGAGTTGCCATATCTATATTTCCTGCGGCAATGCGTTATGCTGGACCTTCTGAAGCAATATTTCATGCCATAGCAAGGAAAAATTATGGATGTACACATTTTATTGTTGGGCGCGACCATGCAGGAGTTGGCAATTATTATGGCACTTATGATGCACAGTTGATTTTTAATGAATTCGACCCAAAAGAGATTGAGATTACACCTCTCTTTTTCGAGCATGCATTTTATTGTAAAGTATGCGGAAATATGGCTTCGACAAAAACCTGTCCGCATTCAAAGGAGCACCATGTTTTCTTGAGCGGTACGAAAGTGCGTGAAATGTTAAGGGCGGGACAAAAGCCCCCGGCAGAATTTACTCGGCCTGAGGTGGCAGAGGTATTGATAAGAAGTATGAAAAATTCTTGA
- a CDS encoding phosphodiesterase, whose protein sequence is MTKLVVIGLDCATPQLVFDKWLDELPNIKSVIDDALYGKMVSTIPPITVPAWTAMMTSHDPGMLGFYGFRNRKSYGYDDLYFANANYVKAKTIWNYLSRNRMSSLIMGVPQTYPPKPLNGVLIASFLTPNKDVQFTWPDDIKAELDQAAEGDYIIDVDDFRTDDKDKLLKSIYVMTERRFKAFRHFLKKDFDFAMMVEMGIDRIHHGFWRFFDKDHRLYEPGNKYENAIKDYYRYVDSEVGETLKQLDKDTSVIIVSDHGAKTMHGAICINEWFQQEGYLTLKEQPKEQTRLKMDMIDWEKTSCWGEGGYYSRIFFNVKGREPQGVIPQDEYESFRNQLIAKLEAMTDENGNLINNRIFKPEEIYRECKNIPPDLILYPGNLDWRSAGSVGTGSIHIYENDTGPDDANHAQEGIFIWRIPGKKWDKREDTISIYDIAPSILKFYGIDIPENMIGKPLI, encoded by the coding sequence ATGACGAAACTTGTTGTAATAGGTCTTGACTGTGCAACGCCTCAACTCGTCTTTGATAAATGGCTCGATGAGCTTCCAAATATAAAATCGGTTATCGATGATGCCCTTTACGGTAAAATGGTATCAACTATTCCTCCAATTACTGTGCCAGCATGGACAGCTATGATGACATCGCATGACCCCGGTATGCTTGGTTTTTACGGCTTCAGGAATAGGAAAAGTTATGGATATGATGACCTTTATTTTGCCAATGCCAATTATGTAAAAGCAAAGACGATTTGGAACTATCTATCAAGAAATAGAATGAGTTCACTTATTATGGGTGTCCCTCAAACATACCCTCCCAAGCCCTTGAATGGAGTCCTTATTGCAAGTTTTTTAACGCCCAACAAGGATGTTCAATTTACATGGCCTGATGATATCAAGGCGGAATTGGATCAAGCCGCAGAAGGAGATTATATAATCGATGTGGACGATTTTAGAACAGACGATAAAGACAAACTCTTAAAATCCATTTATGTTATGACAGAACGCCGCTTCAAAGCGTTTCGGCACTTTTTAAAGAAGGATTTCGATTTTGCTATGATGGTCGAGATGGGTATAGACCGCATTCATCATGGCTTTTGGCGATTTTTTGACAAAGACCATCGCCTATATGAGCCGGGAAACAAATATGAAAATGCAATAAAAGATTATTACAGGTATGTTGATAGTGAAGTAGGAGAAACTCTAAAACAGCTCGATAAAGATACTTCCGTCATAATTGTTTCAGATCATGGTGCAAAGACAATGCATGGAGCGATATGCATCAATGAATGGTTTCAGCAGGAAGGGTATCTTACCTTGAAAGAACAGCCAAAGGAACAAACACGCCTAAAGATGGATATGATAGATTGGGAGAAAACTAGCTGTTGGGGTGAAGGCGGTTATTATTCGAGGATATTTTTTAATGTTAAAGGTCGTGAGCCGCAAGGAGTCATTCCTCAAGACGAATATGAATCCTTTAGAAACCAACTTATCGCTAAACTCGAAGCTATGACTGACGAAAACGGGAATTTAATCAATAACCGTATATTCAAGCCTGAGGAGATTTATAGAGAGTGCAAGAACATACCGCCTGACCTGATTCTTTATCCGGGAAACTTGGATTGGCGTTCAGCCGGTTCAGTTGGTACTGGCTCTATTCACATCTATGAAAATGATACAGGACCTGATGATGCAAATCATGCTCAGGAAGGAATTTTTATTTGGAGGATCCCGGGTAAAAAATGGGATAAAAGAGAAGATACAATTTCTATATATGATATTGCTCCATCGATTCTCAAATTTTATGGGATAGATATACCTGAAAATATGATAGGGAAACCGCTGATATAA
- a CDS encoding CopG family transcriptional regulator: MDKVTIKIPRVLYNKIQQLISDSGFNSPTDFIVYVLRDMVSDAGISSEDDALKPDELKRIKQKLKNLGYL, encoded by the coding sequence ATGGATAAAGTAACAATAAAGATTCCACGCGTTTTGTATAATAAAATTCAACAGCTTATCTCGGATTCAGGTTTTAATTCCCCAACGGATTTCATAGTCTATGTCCTTCGGGATATGGTAAGCGACGCTGGAATAAGTTCAGAGGATGATGCATTAAAACCTGACGAATTGAAAAGAATAAAACAAAAATTGAAAAATCTTGGATATTTATAA